gcgtgaGGTTTCGTGACGAAATACGCAGCGTTTCggccgcgatgcgccagCGCACTGCAATCACCAAATGGCTCGCGAGCGAAGCAAAGGTACCGGCAGACACAAAGAATGCTACAAATTGAGGCAGTGCCGTAGCTTCAGGGACCGTGGCCGGCCCATTCATAGCCTGCAAGACTGCGAGGCCCGTCAGGGCACTGCCACCCACCGACCAGAGCGCCACATTGTTGAAGAGAAAATGCATCGGCGCCTTGTGGCTAAATACAGATGTGAGCATCGTAAAGACCAGGCCAGACGCTGGTCGGTGAGTAGCATTGTGCGTCATCCACGCCGTGGTGCGCAGCCGTGGGCCGACTAGCCAGGCAGCAAAGACGAGTGCGTTAATGAAAACGatgggcgctgcggcttGCTGGTAGTTGGGCAGCGACGTGTACCATTCGCCAGTCATTGCGCCGAACCGCAGGATGGGCTCGCGCACAACGCGGGGAAGAACTTGAAGCCACTGGTCTGTAGTGTACAGCGCGTGGTTAATGCATTGTACCTGTTTTTTGTCcgcggccatggccagCCGTTGGGCGCCGTTCTGATTCGAAAGCAGCGATGTGACGGGCGTCCAGAACCCCGCTGATATGTCCTGCCCCAGAGACTCGGTCTTGGCAACAGaccatgccgcgca
This is a stretch of genomic DNA from Malassezia vespertilionis chromosome 1, complete sequence. It encodes these proteins:
- a CDS encoding rhomboid protease (EggNog:ENOG503P4P6; MEROPS:MER0035036; TransMembrane:7 (i70-94o178-196i239-258o270-294i341-360o366-389i396-415o); COG:T) — translated: MHWPSSRAALWVPAPSAQRALHATRPSPRLWGGTRIAKRRPISRQVQQSIDQVFAAARVRFDQKIVRPPIVRAIAFFAGISTVTLLGCAAWSVAKTESLGQDISAGFWTPVTSLLSNQNGAQRLAMAADKKQVQCINHALYTTDQWLQVLPRVVREPILRFGAMTGEWYTSLPNYQQAAAPIVFINALVFAAWLVGPRLRTTAWMTHNATHRPASGLVFTMLTSVFSHKAPMHFLFNNVALWSVGGSALTGLAVLQAMNGPATVPEATALPQFVAFFVSAGTFASLASHLVIAVRWRIAAETLRISSRNLTRAMSTAKVRFANQTRNTAVQLALLAQRASLGASGAIYAAFMLSACAFPQASLSIIFLPFTAIPIQWGMAGLVTLDIIGIVRGWQAFDHVAHLGGALFGLFYYMYGAEAWNSAKRFAAYIRHGKPTPQYT